One Solanum pennellii chromosome 9, SPENNV200 DNA segment encodes these proteins:
- the LOC107030619 gene encoding RING-H2 finger protein ATL16, which yields MDLVRLKYFESFSHMKNHTISPPIFGSPIHSSSNHAGFPIIAVAIIGILATCVLLVSYYIFVIKCCLNWHRIDLLRRFSISRNRRVEDPLMIYSPAVENRGLDESVIRSIPVFKYKKREENSRIHSECVVCLNEFQENEKLRVIPNCAHIFHIDCIDVWLQNNANCPLCRNSISSCTTINNTKLLLYPLDPIIAPSSTPYQDPNLENFRDEDYVVIEISNNNQERLMVNNTGEITGHFSPRKTEQQKVSSRKCNKFRHVTSMGDECINMRKKDDEFDSIQPIRRSFSMDSATDRQLYVAVQEIIMQQQRQVSDVSPFESSSSRVKRSFFSFGHGRGLRNVVLPIQLES from the coding sequence atgGATCTTGTTAGACTAAAGTATTTTGAATCTTTTTCACATATGAAAAATCATACAATTAGTCCTCCAATTTTTGGTTCACCTATACATTCTTCATCAAATCATGCTGGATTTCCAATTATAGCAGTTGCTATTATTGGAATATTAGCAACTTGTGTTTTACTAGTTAGCTATTACATTTTTGTGATAAAATGTTGTTTGAATTGGCACAGAATTGATCTCTTGAGACGATTTTCGATCTCAAGAAATCGTCGTGTTGAAGACCCTTTAATGATTTACTCACCAGCAGTAGAGAATAGGGGATTAGACGAATCAGTGATTCGTTCAATCCCCGTATTTAAGTacaagaaaagggaagaaaattcaagaattcataGTGAATGTGTTGTTTGTTTAaatgaatttcaagaaaatgaaaagctAAGAGTCATACCAAATTGTgcacatatttttcatattgattgtattgatgTTTGGTTACAAAACAATGCAAATTGTCCACTTTGTAGAAACAGTATCTCATCATGTACAACAATTAATAACACAAAGTTATTGTTGTACCCTTTGGATCCAATCATTGCTCCAAGTTCAACACCTTATCAAGatccaaatcttgaaaattttagagatgaggattatgttgtgattgaaatatcaaacaataatcaagaaagGTTGATGGTGAATAATACAGGGGAAATAACAGGGCATTTTTCGCCACGAAAAACAGAACAACAAAAGGTTTCATCAAGAAAATGTAACAAGTTTAGACATGTAACAAGTATGGGAGATGAGTGTATAAATATGAGGAAGAAAGATGATGAGTTTGATTCAATTCAGCCTATAAGAAGATCATTTTCAATGGATTCAGCGACGGATCGACAACTTTACGTAGCTGTTCAAGAGATTATAATGCAGCAACAAAGGCAAGTGAGTGATGTTAGTCCCTTTGAAAGTAGTAGCAGTAGAgtaaaaagatcatttttttcatttggacATGGAAGGGGATTAAGAAATGTAGTTTTACCTATTCAGTTAGAGTCataa